TGATATTGTCCAGTCCCTTCTCTTAAAAGTGAAATTTGTGAAATAACTGGCCAGCAAAATGCAAAACTGAAAGAATTCTTTTAGGAAGTAGAGGGATAGTGGGGATTCCTCTATGAAAACTTTACAGTCTGTGACTTATAAATTCTACTACTTAGGACCTATACTGAGGAAATTAAACTTCAGTAATGCCTTACACACACATAAGGATCTGATTTATAATGACCAAAAATTGACCCACAGTATTATTTTGTTGGTATAGAAAACAGTACTCAAAAATAGAGACTCACTagagacatatatatgtatgcaaataaataatattttacaggaagaaaaactgaaagtaaaTAGTATCCATTTTAGGAAAAGATGTAGAAgacaaaagtaaatgaaaataaaccaaaatatgaataaaaaattgTCTCTGAATCATGGATtaaatgagttttttaaaaaactaattattTTTCTCTATTGCTCAATTTTCTTCTGGGAACTTCTATTATTCTTTTTTCAAGATTTGTTTGTATTTATTGTATATGTGAGACTTCCTCATGAGGTAAAGAAAGGGAGGGCGCAGTGACACACCAGTAAGCacacacatggtactaagtgcaaggaatcATTCAAGgatttggatttgagtccccactccccacctgcagggaggacacttcacaaatggtgaagcaggtgtctcttgacctctctatctccccctcctctttcaatttttctatatcctagctaataaaatggaaaaaaatggctgccaggagcagtggattcttagtgccagcactgagccccagtaataaccctggagggagaaaaaaaaaaagagaaaggaaaagagagagagagagagagagagatatcgtCCAGAGCACCACTCGGGTATATGATgtgtgcctgggattgaactggcGAGCTTGAGCATTCAAGGTTGATGCTCTACCATTTGAGCTATTTGCACAGCTGCAGgaacttttattattataatgGAGACAAAGCATGATCCAGGTACAAGAAAATGGTGGAAAGTGATAGCACACATGTTTCTCTTGGACCTTCTAGGTGACCCAGAGCCTTtggaacagcagaagcagcagatCATCAGTGAAGAAGGTACAGAGCTATTCTCCTACAAGGGCAATGATGTGGAATATTTCATCtcttccagctccccatctggtTTATACCAGTTGGAGCTTCTCtcaacagagaaagacacacatttCAAAATCTACGCCACCACCACTCCTGAGTCAGACCAGCCCTATCCTGAACTGCCTTATGACCCTAGAGTAGATGTCATCTCTCTGGGACGCACCACAGTCACTTTGGCTTGGAAACCAAGTCCCATGGCCTCTTTGCTGAAACAGCCCATTCAGTACTGCCTGGTCATCAACAAGGAGCACAATTTCAAGAGTCTGTGTGCCGTGGAAGCAAAGCTGAGTGCCGACGATGCTTTTATGCTGGCTCCCAAGCCTGGTCTGGACTTTAGCCCCTTCGACTTTGCCCACTTTGGATTTCCCTCAGATAATCTGGGGAAAGAGCGTAGCTTCCTAGCAAAGCCTCCTCCTAAATTTGGGCGGCATGTCTACTCAAGGCCCAGGGTAGACATTCAGAAAATCTGCATCGGGAACAAGAACATCTTTACCGTCTCGGAACTGAAGCCGGACACACAGTACTACTTCGATGTCTTTGTGgtcaacatcaatagcaatatgAGCACTGCCTATGTGGGCACCTTTGCCAGGACCAAGGAAGAGGCAAAACAGAAGACAGTTGAGCTCAAAGATGGGAAAGTCACAGATGTCTTTgtgaaaaggaagggggtgaaGTTTCTCCACTTTGCCCCAGTTTCTTCTCATCAGAAAGTCACCTTCTTTATTCACTCTTGCCTGGACACGGTGCAAATCCAAGTGAGAAGAGACGGGAAACTTCTCCTATCTCAGAATGTAGAAGGCATTCGGCAGTTCCAGCTCCGAGGGAAACCTAAAGCAAAATACCTCATCCGCctgaaaggcaacaaaaaaggagcaTCCATGTTGAAAATTCTTACCACCACGAGGCCCAGTAAGCAGTCCTTCCCCTCACTCCCCGAAGACACAAGAATCAAAACCTTTGACAAGCTCCGTACCTGTTCCTCAGTCACTGTGGCATGGCTTGGCACTCAGGAAAGGAACAAGTTTTGCATCTACAAAAAGGAAGTGGACAGCAATTACAATGAAGAccagaagaaaagagaactaAACCAGTGCCTGGGACCTGATacaagaaagaaatcagaaaagGTCCTCTGTAAGTATTTCCACAGTCAGAACCTACAGAAGGCTGTGACCACAGAGACCATCAGAGGCCTCCAGCCTGGAAAATCCTACCTGCTGGATGTTTATGTCATAGGACATGGAGGGCACTCTGTGAAGTACCAGAGTAAAGTGGTGAAAACCCGGAAGTTCTGTTAGTTTCCTGGCTTAGAGTTATGGCTGCCACTGGACTTCAGGACGGACACTGGATCCCTTTAATTGTAAACTGACTGCTCCCACATCTAAGACAAGTTGTTAGCTGGACTCATACCCTGAAAAAGAAGGCCATCAGCTTGTGTATATTGATGTGTAAATGAGTAATTGTTGGAGGAGATTTGTTCTCCTGTGCCTCAGTGATACCTAATTTGTGTCTGATGCCTGTTGTTGTTAATGGTAGAGGATATCTTGAAGGAACTGCTGTCCCTTGCTTTGACCACTGCATGAACTGcttctaaattattttattacctagaaatttaaaatatgccATTCATTGCACATACCCACAAATACAAATCATTCTTCTCTATAGATGctagaatatatataaatatatatatataaattattttataaagtcTCATTTTAAATGTCAGTGTTTCTATGATTGTAAACTATTCATTTCTTCTGTTAAAGCACAGATCCTAATCATAAGTATATGGAGTGGACAGCCCTCTAGTCAGTTATATTGCTATTGTAAATTTTTATCTGTTGAGTAATATGTCTAAATATTGTATGTATCTCATGTACAAAGTTGACATACATTATATTCATGTAcataaaattaaagataatagATTATATACTGATCATTTTCCCACACAGCTACGTTGGTTTATTTAATGTCTGTTCTGTGGGTCAAAACTGCACCTTTATGTAATGTGGCACTAGAAtcatcccctttccctccccatcgTTTTACGGCATGCTACATCTTTCTAAAGACAATTGTATTATGACAGTTGGTATTCTGACATTGAATAGGATCTAGCCCTTATGGGTGTTAAGCAAACTCTGATAAGCTTGTTTTAAAAGAATCGACAAGCCACACGCCCTATAGCTCAATAAATATTCAACAAAGTGTTCTAAGCAATATTCTATCTGTTTTAGAAGTAGGCATCTATTTTAAGTACACAAGTGAATGTTTCCAAGCATTTTCCATCTGCTTAAATTTCGGTGAAGTGATTATTTTAAACACATATGTCTGAAACAACATAGCCACCAACATGTAGGACTTTAGTTAGTAGTAAAAGAAATACAGAAGCTGCTGTTTTGGAACTTTAGCTGTCTCCTCCTTTGAACTTATTTTCACAAATATAAAAGGTAATTTTGGCATATAGTAAAACTTAGGCAAATATTTATACTATGCCATTTATCAAAGACTACACATTGTACAGTTCCAATTAGTTTCACTTCCAGGGGATCTGTACATGAAGGGTCATGAGAACATTGTGCCAGCATTCAGAAAAATCTCTGGTTGACAGTCCCCTATGCTCTGTGGCCTATTATCTCTCATGTTcctctttctcatttataaaattaaGTGGGGGTGGATTTGGATAGGACAACATCGTAAGATACCTGATATTAGTCAGAAGGGAGTGTCTAGTGTAGACTTCTGACTCTCGGCTACAGAGTGCTTCTGTGACTACAAGCAGGTACAGGCATAATTCTCTAGCTATACAGGTCATTACCTCTCCCATAAGGTGGCATGCACAAAGAGCTTTGCCGGGGAGTATAGAATTCCCTGACTGAGACAAGGTAATGGGTGGGGCTTGTAAAAGTTGCTCCTATTCAAAAATATACCAACCAATTCCTTGCTGTTAATATATAAGTATAAATTTGATCAGATTAACACAAAACAgtgaaatatataaatttttaaaagtatttttcactacttttttttttctttctggagggggacatacacacacacacacacacacacacacacagtgccaatcagttctggcttgtggtgctggggattgaacctgggacctcagagcctcagacatgagagtctttgcatagtcattatgccatctccctaaCCCTGCACTGTGGTCTTATGTATGTACTATCCCACTGTTCCCAGGATGActgtttttattccttttatttcagactgatagaagagaggaagggagggatccTATAGCACCACTCCACCGTTCATGGAGCTGCCTCCAGCATTGTGGTGCTACCATGTAGTgtcagggatggaacccagggcctcatacatggtaaGGCACATTCTCTATCAGGTAAACACTAGTTCCTGGCCctaattcttaatttttaataataataataataataaatacccaATGGCTACATAACCAAGTAGTTTAGAAGGCAAGTATGAAATTGAAAGCACCCTGGAAATGGTATATCCTAAATTATAAGGCAGTGGTTTTAGAAGGAAAATCTCCTTTGTCCAGTTACTCACATGTATCGCTATAGAGAGACATACTAAACAGGACCACGGTGAATCAGAATCACTGCAGCTTCTGAAGGTGAAGGATTTAACTTCCAGATGTTGCTAACTGTCTGGGAAAGAGACCAAGTCAACATAGCCAAGCTTTTACTCTTCAGCTAGCATCAATGGTGGTTTCTGCAAAGTCTGGCTAGATAGGAGAATTCTTTTATGGCCCCAGTGAAATTTGCCATTTGAAAACTATAGGAAAATTAAAACCCTATACCACTTCCATCACTcgtaaaaaaaaagaggaaaaacctATCAAAAGTAAAGCCCtagtttacttatgtatttagaGTTTAGGAGCATTCAGGTATtctgggaaaaagaagaaaaattcacTCTTCTTCCACAAAAGTATTAGAACATAGTTAATATGGAAACACCATCTTGCATCCATTAAGCTCCAAGATAACCATTTTGTTAGTAGGCCATTAAGAATCAAGGATAGTGAGGACTTGTGACTTAGTTCAAGTTTGCTATCTTTGCTTTTctcattagaaaaaagaaaaagaaaaaggaattgaaaACTGAGAAGTAAGATTTTAAGTTTTCATAAACAAAACATTTAAGTGTAGGACTACCTTGTCTTTCAAAAATTCTTACATAACAAAATTACCAactcttagaagaaaaaaaaaagttatttgtggACCATTTTTCTAAAGAAAACTTCTACTTGTAATTTCAAAGCAACTTATTCTTAAGGTCCTTTTCAGAATGTATACATAGTCTAAGTCTGGTAACTTCATACTTATAAcgaaaaaaaatagttattttgctATTCTTAGAGGGAAAATTATCTAACCTTGTTTTGCATGTACACACAGCTGAACTGAGGCTGTCAAAGCATTAGTTAGTTACTTTCATGATAATGCTTGTACATGTTACAATTTAAAAATACTCATAACACATAAGGTGCTTTCATAGGTTAATTTGTATTggttaagtctggattaattttTAAACATACATTCAAATAATGGAAATAGATATTTCTTAGTCAATACATTGGAAAATATAATTGTGTATGCTAAGAACtcaaaataagttattttaattaaaaatttttcatAGATGAACTTTAGATGTTGTAATCAGTATAGTGATATAATGGttcttaattgttttttttttttaatttttttttttaatattttatttttatttatttattcccttttgttgcccttgttgttttattgttgtagttgttattgttgttgtcatcgttgttggataggacagagagaaatggagagaggaggggaagacaggaggagagaaagatagacacctgcagacctgcttcaccgcctgtgaagcgactcccctgcaggtgggcagccggggtttgaaccaggatccttatgccggtccttgtgctttgcgccacctgcgcttaacccgctgcgctacagcccgactcccccttaatTGTTTTTGATTAACAGTCATCTtccatgaaaacacacacacacacacacacacacacacacacacacttttgcatATAATTCCAGGGGATTTATGTATGTAAAAAATAATCAGAATCTTTTCCAATATTTTACCCTTTCCAATACTTTCTACCCTCTTAATGTTAATCTAGCCATActgcttaattaaaaaaaatatttatgtacacaagagagaaagaagagagagatccAGAATAGCATTCTAACAtaagcaatgctggggattgaacttgagaccccaCGCCTTTCAGTCCAAATCTCTAACTACAGGAAAAGGGAAGACagttatgttttgtttgtttgtttctcaatATAGCCTTTCTAGATAGAGACATCACAAACAATGAGTCAGATATAGATGACTTCAATTAAGGTTTTGTGCTCTGTCTTATACTGGAAAATTTGACCCTAGTCACCATCCTGTCTATTAAAGTTGAAGTCTACTGATAGATATTCTAGTTTCCTGGGAATGGTCGATTCTGAATCTGGAGAAAAAAACAactctcatctttatttatttacatttgtctttctcagtctttgagaaacaaacTTAGTCATCAACGTTTAGATGTGAGATTACTTAGGATGGCTTTTCTTATCCACCCTCTCACTGAGATTTCAAAGGGTCCTTGAAAGTACCAAAGAAACTGTTATTATCACAGAGAAATAATTGGCTTGAGGGTTCAATAGTTTAAGGCTGGGTTACAAGATATCTTCTCATTATCTAGATGCTAAAAGAATGAAGGAGAATAGAACTGAGAGAGATGTTGAGTTCTAGGTAGAGATCtgttaaaaaaactaaaatgaatGCAACTGCCCTCCCATTTACTACCCAGGAGACTTTCAGGAAAGTATAAAGTGTTCTTGAAACTTCCTTGAAATGCAGagtccagagattttttttttttttttaagtctgaaatACTTCCTGCAGTCTCCAAGATGTGGACATATCTTGTGATTTCACAATTTTAACTTATGACTTAGCCATGGGTTTAAAATACTATAGAATTCCtgaagtataatttcacaccagccatatccaccaccaaaatttgaATGTGTCACCCCACAATCAAAAAAAGACTCCTCTACCTGTTCTTCCTACCCTCAAAGCTAGAGCATCTCAAAGAATTTTGTTGGCCTGAGTTTTGAATTGACACAAAACTAAAAAGCAGAGAAGTCAGAGAAGATTGGTTATCATTATGGGTGGTGAGAACCAGATGAAACAATCTAGGAAAAGCTAACTGTCCTATAACTAAGAGATGTGATGactatattattttgttttggaGCCCAAAATTATGACCAGAAACTGATGAGTTTTGAATAGCAGTttcaaaatctttcttttttattttaattaattaattttttaagagctagagagacagctcagctctggcatctgatggtgccagggattgaacctggaccactggggcctcaagcatgaaagtctggtatGATACCTGGCCCTCCAAACATTTCTGAGCTTCCATTTTTGCGTGTAAATCCCTGTCAAGATTAGTATCCAATCAAACTGTCATGATTTAGAAATAAGCAACTATCTATTTCTTGTCTATAATTCTTGTCTATAATTCTTGTCTGTAATTCTTCCAAGTTGTATAAATAGGGCAGCACTGGGCAATATAAACAGTTATTTTAAGATAGACTTGACAAGACCTCAAAATGTCCATATTTAATTATAACTGACAGAGCTGAGCTTCTGAGAAAAAGAAGATTTCTAGTAAACTGAGCCAAGTACATTAATACATAGCAAGATTAAAGGTCCGACTATTCCAGCTCATCCCTCCCTAGAAAATGAACACAAAAGTATGAGTTAAGATTAACATATTAGTTACCTTTACTCATACAGACTGGAAATTTTACACAAATGCCAGGTTGGCAGGAAACTTTTAGAAGTAAGATATTCCCCAGAAGGGTCACAGACATGCCTCTTGGGTCTCTATATATGACCCGTTTTATGTTCTGTTGGTTCACATGGCTAGAACAAGCCTGCCACCCAACCGTCTAACAGTTACAGCAGCTCTAGTGCTAAGTGAGCAATTTGTTCAGAGCAATGGGTAGTTGACACAGACCTGGCCCATTTCCAATGACTGGATTTCCATGTATCGTAGCTGTCCCAGTAGCCTCACTTAGTGTCTCCTGCTGCTTTTGCTAAGGATAGTCACAGCTTGACTTGAgacaagggagagagaccaaaaaaaaaaaattatacatacttttctttctttctttttttttttttttttagctaaccAAGTAAAATCTAACCACCTTATTATGGTAAAATGAAAAGTTGTTTTAAAAAGCATGCTCTTAGAAGAAATAACAGACTCTTCTGGCCAGTTATGTTAAAGTGGCAGTATTGAATATCTCCTTCCTGTCGAAGGAAGTTTGCCATTCTTTCTCCAATAAAGAGGCCAAGACCTAAATTAATGGTGCTGAATTTTCCTTTTTCCCAGCAGCCCTTGGTTATTAGCTCTCTGGGGTTTGCTATCCATGTTCATCAGctgtagggaagaaaaaaaaaagagggtagaGGTATGAAAGCCGGTTGAGAATCAGCATTTCTATCTCAGTGATCTGCATTCTGTGTGGGCTTCCCTGGCTGAAGAAAGCGAGCTAGGCTTCAAAGAGCAAAAGTGACGTCTCAACACCACCCATCAGCCCCCTGGCCAATTCCACGGGCAGTCATTCCCCAAGGCTTGAGTTGAAATGGGCAGATAAATAGTCGAGGTTTGGGGGCTTTGGTGCCAAAGCACACAAAAATCCTTATGTTCTGTTGTGGAAGTCTTGGAAGAACAGAACTTCTGTTTTTAACATCTCTGAGGACTGCAACCCATTGGAAGACTGCTTACTACCTTTCATAAAAGTCACTCCTATTTTAAAGGTCTCTTGGCAGCTTACCTAtattaaaagaggaaaaggaCCCTTTTTGATTCCACCGAGTGTTTGCTTTTCTACTAAAGTCATgctaagaagagaaagaaccgcAGCAGACAGACAGTAGAAATATGACTTTGGgtgtgtggatatatatatatatatatggactgcTGTGTCCTCATTTGAAAAATGAGAAGGGTAATGATCTCAAAGATTCCTTTTGGAAAGTAACAACTCCTAAGCACATACTGAGTGTGCTGCATGCGAAACACCATTAATTACCCCTCTCAACAACCCAAGATGAATATCGTTTTCTCACTAAACAGACAAGAAATCCAGCAAACAAACAATTGAGCTTCTGTGCTGAAAGACACAGAGTGGATGCAATGCAAACCTGCCTGACTGCAAATATCCTCATCTCCACTTCCACTAGTGTGACTGGAAGCCTCAGTGCTCACCTGCCAAGTAGAATGTCACCAGCATGACAAATGGGTTGATAAAAATGGCAGAAACTCAAAATACATTCAAAGCCAGGTCTAGACACTTATAAACTAATTGTGTTTGACATGGACAAACACAGTGAGCAAGAAGAGAAGTAACTTTTGACCACCTAGTACTTTTACATTTGAATGGTGTCTTATGCTAAACCGCTTCAACTGATCTTGGAATTTGCCTGTGAACCTACTTGTGTAGAATGCGCTGTAATGTTTACATATGATAGAATGTGTCTGTAATAGGATACCCACAAACctttacataataataataaagagcttTCTATGGTTGCTTTTTTGTACACAGTGCCTTCTTTTGTTAACAATGAGTTCTTCAATAGTTTAATAGACTCTTGTTACATGTCAGACTCTAAGGTGAGAGTTGTATTCTGAGCTGAGGCATTAGGCATTTAACTTATCTGACCTACCCTAGGAGGTGGATAGGGTGGTGGCCTACATTGTACTGACTAAAAAGTAAAGTCAGgtctggcaagacagctcacctggatagtgtgcctgcttcatcatgtctgtgtcccaggttcaaatctggcccccactgcactggaggaagcttcagtgcaattattttttattatcattattatcattatttattgggattaatggtttatagctgacagtaaatacagtagttggtacatgtgtaacatttcttagttttctgcataacactctaacccccctacctagggcctcctccaccatcatgttccaggacctgaaccccacctcctgctcccaggaccccctttactttggtgcaacacaccaaatccaGTGCACTTTTATGTTATCTTTCCCTAcaattctctttctatctgaaaaattcagcctggAGGCTTGAAGTGCTGGCAGtgacaaaaaggaaaggaaaaaaaataataataaaaggaagattAGAGATAGTAAAGAGCTTCCCAATATACACACCTATAAGGGAAACTGCAGTGTCCAATTCAGAGTTACcacaggggctgggagataactcCCCCAGGAGAGTGCAGGCCTTAccttgcacagggacccaggtttgatccccaggagAAGCTCCAGGGACAGTAGAGCATtctatggtctctctccctctcttggacTTTACAAGTCAAGTGCTGATGTATAACCTCCCAGGACTTCTCAGCCTCTGTCTGTATCTGACTGTCCAAAGAGAATGCAAAGAGAATGGTAGGACCCCGCCCCAGCAATGCGTAGTTAGTTAATCAATATTCAGGGCTATAGGAAAAAGCCACACTGTGAAAGATAATTCTCCTCCCCTGCTTTAGACTGGATCCTCTGACTCTATTTTGCGTGGTGCGTGCGTGCGCGCACATGcgcgcacacacaaacacacacgcgcgcgcgcgcacacacacacacaaacacacacgtgcgcgcgcgcacacacacacacacacacacacacacacacacacacgaacttcTGCTTACTCTACCCAGAACTTGCTTTGTTATTAAGATacactttgcttctttttaaatgtttatttattgtattgttaCTTGTTTTTTAGACTTAACCACCTACAAaagctcttcttccctctctccctccaccctcccttctttctatctttctttctttcttcttccttcttccttctttctctctttctaccagagctctgctcaactctggcttcttaCAGTACTAGGGACTTTTTTCAGGCCTTTTTGACATAGGTCTTTCGATAGAGGTCATTTCAGGCCTTTTCTCCcaggtgtgaggtgatatctAATTGTTGCTTTGATTTGCCTTTCCCTGATAGTAGTTCACAGTGAACATTTTGCTCATGTACCTTGTTGACCATCTCtttgtcttctttggtgaagaaatagaaaatattttcagtgtCCCAAATGGTTTCATTTATGGAAGAATGAGAGAAGGCATTCAATTCTTTATAAGCAGTTTCAATCATTAAGATAGATGTTTGGGGCAGATAGCCCACctaaaggggccgggcagtggcacactcagttgagagcacacattatactatgagcaaggacctgggtttgagtccccacctgcatgaggggacacttcacaaacagtgaagcaggtctgtagctgcccctctttctgtctccctatctactccttctctctcatttcctctctatcctagccaataaagtagaaaggaaaataaaaaggaaaaactggcagccgggaacagtgaattcagagtgccagcactgagccaagaaaaaaaaagaactaaattaGCACAAGCTTATGCAGCTGGCTCAAGGGGTAGAACAatggactctcaggcctgaggtcccCAACCTGAGTCCTGACACTGCATGTAGTAGAGgactgctctggcttctctctctctctctctctctctctctcattctttctctgtctttctccttatacTTCATGTGGAACTCTGTCatatatagtaaataaaaatgatattatCTTAAGAAAATAACATGAGACTTGGTGGTGATTCACTGGATAGAAAGCACACatgaccatgctcaaggatccaggttcgaacccctgacccccacctgcaggcaggggaaaagcttcaccaacagtgaagtcctctcagtgtttctctttgctacctctctctcctttaccctctacccaaaaataaatcataaattatATGTATCTTTAAATAAGACAAGCTCAAAATCAGACATACTTAAATTCCACTACTAACTCCTTCCTCTGTAGAGGTCAAGCTGCTCAGCTAAGAAAACAAGACTCAGAAAGTTCCAGCAAGTtgcctgaatcttttttttttaattatttctttattggggaattaattttttacattagacagtaaatacaataatttgtacatgcataacatttcccagttttccatatagcagtacaacccccactaggtcctctgtcatcctttttagacctgtattccccccacccctacacaccccagagtcttttactttggtgcaatatgccaattccagttcaggttctacttgtgttttctcttctgatcttgtttttaagttGCCTGAATCTTAACAGCTGAGTTTCCAACTCAAGTCTGACTCTAAAGCACACCATTTTCTCATTTCCCTAAACTGTTTTCCTGAGTAACTGCTTCTCCTGACAGACTGGCAGTGTCTGAAATTGAAGAGGAAAATAAAGTTCATTTAAAAtaagtattgaaccaaagtaaaggactcttgagcagagaggagtgttcaggtcctgaaacatgatggtggaggaggatctaggtggagggttagagtgttatgtggaaaactgagaaatgttacacatacgccaactactatattttactgttaactataaaccattattccccccaataaagaaaaaatattatacaggacatggacagaaatttcacctAAGGAGAGATCCTTCCAGAGGGTTGacagatatatgagaaggtgctcaatGTCACTGATCAGAGAAattcaagtaaagacaacaatgagataccactttacacctatgagaatgtcatacatcagaaaggacagaaatgacaaatattggagaggatgtggataaAAATGGATATGTGtaatgctggtgggagtgcaaaatagtccaaccattgtggaaagcaatttaGAGACTTATTGACAACGTAGGAATGGACCTATCCTACAACTCTACAGTTCTTCTCCTGGGAATTTacccaaaagaaacagaaacacctctCAGTAAGAGATCTgtctatacctatgttcatagtagcacagtaTGTAATTGCCATGACTTGAAGACAACCCAGATGTGCaatatcagatgagtggctaaaaaaaaaaaaaaggtatatatacaggatggaatactgatcagctgttaaaaatgaaaaattttttcctctgcatcctcttggatgaaacttgaagacatcatgttgagtgagataagccagaaggagaaggacgaATacgaaatgatctcacttattagcggGATTTAAtaaaa
The DNA window shown above is from Erinaceus europaeus chromosome 2, mEriEur2.1, whole genome shotgun sequence and carries:
- the NDNF gene encoding protein NDNF; translated protein: MMPLHWFLLWMLLPLSSRAQKLPTRDEELFQMQMRDKAFFHDSSVIPDGAEISSYLFRDTPKRYFFVVEEDNTPFSVTVTPCDAPLEWKLTLQELPEESSGDGSGDPEPLEQQKQQIISEEGTELFSYKGNDVEYFISSSSPSGLYQLELLSTEKDTHFKIYATTTPESDQPYPELPYDPRVDVISLGRTTVTLAWKPSPMASLLKQPIQYCLVINKEHNFKSLCAVEAKLSADDAFMLAPKPGLDFSPFDFAHFGFPSDNLGKERSFLAKPPPKFGRHVYSRPRVDIQKICIGNKNIFTVSELKPDTQYYFDVFVVNINSNMSTAYVGTFARTKEEAKQKTVELKDGKVTDVFVKRKGVKFLHFAPVSSHQKVTFFIHSCLDTVQIQVRRDGKLLLSQNVEGIRQFQLRGKPKAKYLIRLKGNKKGASMLKILTTTRPSKQSFPSLPEDTRIKTFDKLRTCSSVTVAWLGTQERNKFCIYKKEVDSNYNEDQKKRELNQCLGPDTRKKSEKVLCKYFHSQNLQKAVTTETIRGLQPGKSYLLDVYVIGHGGHSVKYQSKVVKTRKFC